One Entomomonas asaccharolytica DNA segment encodes these proteins:
- a CDS encoding mucoidy inhibitor MuiA family protein, whose translation MKQWLSVICLGTLSIYCYAEQKTLTSAIKEVTVYTDRAAITRKAEILLPAGEHELSFNNLPVQLDNNSVQLNALSTVPTTILDVTTKQQARLEEANIRLQKIDQEIKQLNAQLNALADQEKLLINQQEFVKKMQEGVLAPSKDATRPSAQELQNIMQFAKDNLATILEKQRTIVKQTTALKKQLSVLQNERYPIQQKTGYQVKNVVVRVNLQQAGKVNLDLTYMIYGANWYPSYDARFDSRNNKLSVTYLGVISQRTGEDWQNVKLTLSTAKPNLGGNAPELTAWLINEATKVKPITPKLAGASGYASMAPAPMAAMQEEVAVRQIASVDTGMTSASFNIAKPTSLASDGSQQKVTITDIDLASKLQYITVPKLAQAAYLQAASINNTDFPLLAGKLNIFMDNRFITTGSLKTIMPKQELKLDLGVDEGIAITYKQLNRFTEKTGLTSCYNKVTYEYLLTVQNNKQTPETIKIMDHIPVSQDEKITVKLLSPNPKTIEQDKQGKITWQQTLSAGEKKETMIKFSVEYPVDMNIRGL comes from the coding sequence ATGAAACAATGGCTATCGGTTATTTGTTTAGGCACATTAAGTATTTATTGTTATGCTGAACAAAAGACATTAACTTCTGCAATTAAAGAGGTAACCGTTTACACAGATAGAGCAGCGATTACTCGTAAAGCAGAGATATTATTACCTGCGGGTGAGCATGAGTTATCTTTTAATAATCTACCTGTGCAGTTAGATAATAATTCAGTGCAACTAAATGCATTAAGTACTGTTCCCACCACTATTTTAGATGTGACAACTAAGCAACAGGCTCGCCTAGAAGAAGCGAATATACGTTTACAAAAAATAGATCAAGAAATTAAGCAATTAAATGCCCAGTTAAACGCCTTAGCAGATCAAGAAAAATTATTAATAAATCAGCAAGAGTTTGTTAAAAAAATGCAAGAGGGTGTATTAGCACCAAGCAAAGATGCCACGCGTCCATCAGCACAAGAACTACAAAATATTATGCAGTTTGCTAAAGATAATTTAGCTACTATTCTAGAAAAACAACGAACCATTGTTAAGCAAACAACAGCCTTGAAAAAACAACTGAGCGTACTACAGAATGAACGTTATCCCATTCAGCAAAAAACGGGCTATCAAGTAAAGAATGTGGTGGTTCGTGTTAATTTACAGCAAGCAGGTAAGGTTAATTTGGATTTAACCTATATGATTTATGGCGCTAATTGGTATCCTAGTTATGATGCTCGTTTTGATAGTCGTAATAATAAGTTATCAGTGACTTATTTAGGTGTGATTAGTCAAAGGACAGGTGAGGACTGGCAAAATGTTAAATTAACACTTTCCACCGCAAAGCCTAATTTAGGAGGTAATGCTCCAGAATTAACTGCTTGGTTAATCAATGAGGCTACAAAAGTAAAGCCAATAACACCTAAACTGGCTGGTGCGAGTGGTTATGCTTCAATGGCTCCTGCTCCTATGGCAGCAATGCAAGAAGAAGTAGCTGTGAGACAGATCGCTAGCGTAGATACTGGAATGACAAGCGCTTCATTTAATATTGCTAAACCTACCTCTTTAGCCAGTGATGGTAGTCAGCAGAAAGTAACTATTACTGATATTGATTTAGCGAGCAAGCTGCAATATATAACAGTACCTAAGTTAGCTCAGGCTGCTTATTTGCAAGCAGCAAGTATTAATAATACTGATTTCCCCTTATTGGCAGGTAAATTAAATATTTTTATGGATAATCGTTTTATCACGACAGGTAGTTTAAAAACCATTATGCCTAAACAGGAATTAAAGTTAGATTTAGGTGTGGATGAAGGTATAGCCATTACTTATAAACAGCTTAATCGTTTTACAGAAAAAACAGGTTTAACCAGTTGTTATAATAAAGTAACGTATGAGTATTTGCTTACTGTACAGAACAATAAGCAAACACCAGAAACTATCAAGATAATGGATCATATTCCAGTATCTCAAGATGAGAAAATTACCGTTAAATTATTATCACCCAATCCTAAAACTATTGAGCAAGATAAACAGGGTAAAATAACTTGGCAGCAGACACTAAGTGCAGGTGAAAAGAAAGAAACAATGATTAAATTCTCTGTAGAATATCCAGTGGATATGAATATTAGAGGATTGTAA
- the aspA gene encoding aspartate ammonia-lyase codes for MSNSASVRIEKDLLGTLEVPNDAYYGIQTLRAINNFKLTGITLSHFPKLVNALAMVKWAAAEANHELGYLSDEKHAAIVKACERITNGEFHDQFLVDMIQGGAGTSTNMNANEVIANIALEEMGHQKGEYKYLHPNNDVNMAQSTNDAYPTAIRVGLLLGYDSLLDALGKLRDSFAQKGEEFAHVIKMGRTQLQDAVPMTLGQEFKAFATTLTEDVDRIRLLIPDLLREVNLGGTAIGTGINADPRYQFLAVQHLARITGHPLLPATDLIEATSDMGAFVLLSGMLKRTGVKLSKICNDLRLLSSGPRTGINEINLPPRQPGSSIMPGKVNPVIPEAVNQVVFEVIGNDLALTIAAEGGQLQLNVMEPLIAYKTFDSIRLLSRAMEMLRTLCIEGITANVEHCKNLVEHSIGLVTALNPYIGYENSTRIARIALETGKGVLELVREEKLLSEETLEEILKPENMIAPHLALTDLTKH; via the coding sequence ATGTCCAATTCTGCATCAGTCCGCATTGAAAAAGATTTACTTGGTACTCTAGAAGTACCTAATGATGCCTATTATGGTATTCAAACATTAAGAGCAATTAACAACTTTAAACTCACAGGCATTACCTTATCTCACTTCCCTAAATTAGTGAATGCGTTAGCCATGGTCAAATGGGCTGCTGCAGAAGCCAATCATGAATTAGGTTATTTATCTGATGAAAAACATGCGGCTATTGTTAAAGCCTGTGAACGTATCACCAATGGCGAGTTTCATGATCAATTTTTAGTAGATATGATTCAAGGCGGTGCAGGTACTTCTACCAATATGAATGCTAATGAAGTCATTGCTAATATTGCCTTAGAAGAAATGGGACATCAAAAAGGTGAATATAAATATTTGCACCCTAATAATGATGTCAATATGGCTCAATCTACTAACGATGCCTATCCAACCGCCATTCGTGTTGGTTTATTATTAGGCTATGATTCATTATTAGATGCATTAGGTAAACTACGTGACTCTTTTGCACAAAAAGGCGAAGAGTTTGCCCATGTGATTAAAATGGGTCGCACTCAATTACAAGATGCTGTACCTATGACACTTGGCCAAGAGTTTAAAGCTTTTGCCACTACACTAACTGAAGATGTCGACCGCATTCGTCTATTAATCCCTGATTTACTACGTGAAGTAAATCTTGGCGGTACAGCGATTGGTACAGGTATTAATGCCGACCCTCGTTATCAATTCTTAGCGGTACAACATCTAGCACGTATTACAGGACACCCTTTATTACCTGCTACTGACTTAATTGAAGCCACCTCAGATATGGGTGCTTTCGTATTACTGTCTGGTATGCTAAAACGTACAGGTGTCAAGCTATCAAAAATCTGTAATGACTTAAGATTATTATCAAGTGGTCCAAGAACAGGTATTAATGAAATTAACTTACCACCAAGACAACCTGGTAGTTCTATTATGCCTGGTAAAGTTAACCCTGTTATTCCTGAAGCAGTTAACCAAGTAGTATTTGAAGTGATTGGTAATGATTTAGCACTAACAATTGCAGCGGAAGGTGGCCAGTTACAATTAAATGTTATGGAACCACTGATTGCCTATAAAACATTTGACTCTATAAGACTGTTAAGTCGTGCTATGGAAATGTTGCGCACCCTTTGTATTGAAGGCATTACAGCCAACGTTGAACATTGTAAAAATCTTGTTGAACACTCAATTGGTTTAGTAACTGCACTTAACCCTTATATTGGTTATGAAAACTCAACGCGTATTGCTCGTATCGCTTTAGAAACTGGCAAAGGTGTATTAGAGTTAGTACGAGAAGAGAAATTACTCAGTGAAGAAACACTTGAAGAAATTCTTAAGCCTGAAAATATGATTGCACCGCATTTAGCATTAACAGATTTAACTAAACACTAA